Proteins from a genomic interval of Bradyrhizobium sp. CCBAU 53340:
- a CDS encoding acyl-CoA dehydrogenase: MNFDDTPQEAEFRAIARAWIGANAPKQYEEDLRKSSLGRTVLKNADILEVAKAWQKKKADAGWACLHWPKEYGGRGSSPIERVIWQQEEGPFGQLSRMFIIGHGMCGPTMMAFAREEHKRTYLPPLASGEKVWCQLFSEPAGGSDVAGLRTRAERDGDDWVINGQKIWTSGAHYSDYGILLTRTDPTVPKHKGLTMFFLDMKSPGVEVRPIKQASGASDFNEVYFTNVRIPDHQRLGEVGDGWNVSLTTLMNERSAIGAAVSTGFPELFEYCSSLMLDDGPAIEDRAVRSKLANWAVKASGLKYTSMRAISALSKGERPGPENSIGKLVAGSMIQDVATYALDLQGASGVVSGEDAELAGRFQAMLLRAPGTRVEGGTDEIMRNIIAERVLGLPGDIRVDKDVPFNKIPTRGR; the protein is encoded by the coding sequence ATGAACTTCGACGATACTCCGCAGGAAGCCGAATTCCGCGCCATCGCGCGCGCCTGGATCGGCGCCAACGCACCGAAGCAATATGAGGAGGATCTGCGCAAATCCTCGCTCGGCCGCACCGTGCTCAAGAACGCTGACATTCTCGAGGTTGCAAAGGCCTGGCAGAAGAAGAAGGCCGATGCCGGCTGGGCCTGCCTGCATTGGCCGAAGGAGTATGGCGGCCGTGGCTCATCGCCGATCGAGCGCGTGATCTGGCAGCAGGAAGAGGGGCCGTTCGGCCAGCTCTCCCGCATGTTCATCATTGGCCACGGCATGTGCGGGCCGACCATGATGGCGTTCGCGCGCGAGGAGCATAAGCGCACCTATCTGCCACCGCTCGCCTCCGGCGAGAAGGTGTGGTGCCAGCTGTTCTCCGAGCCGGCCGGCGGCTCGGACGTCGCAGGGCTCCGTACGCGCGCGGAGAGGGATGGCGACGACTGGGTCATCAACGGTCAGAAGATCTGGACCTCGGGCGCGCATTATTCCGACTACGGCATTTTGCTGACCCGCACCGACCCCACCGTGCCCAAGCACAAAGGCCTCACCATGTTCTTCCTGGATATGAAGAGTCCTGGCGTCGAGGTGCGGCCGATCAAGCAAGCGAGCGGTGCCTCCGACTTCAACGAAGTTTATTTCACCAATGTCCGCATCCCCGACCATCAGCGCCTCGGCGAGGTCGGTGACGGCTGGAACGTTTCGCTGACCACGCTGATGAACGAGCGCAGTGCGATCGGCGCGGCCGTCTCGACCGGTTTCCCCGAACTGTTCGAATATTGCTCCAGCCTGATGCTCGACGATGGCCCGGCGATCGAAGATCGCGCGGTACGCTCGAAGCTCGCGAACTGGGCGGTGAAGGCGAGCGGGCTGAAATACACCAGCATGCGCGCGATCTCCGCGCTGTCGAAGGGCGAGCGTCCGGGGCCGGAAAATTCCATCGGCAAGCTGGTCGCGGGCTCGATGATCCAGGACGTCGCAACCTACGCGCTCGATCTGCAGGGCGCGAGCGGCGTTGTCAGTGGTGAGGATGCCGAACTCGCCGGTCGTTTCCAGGCCATGCTGCTGCGTGCGCCCGGCACGCGCGTCGAAGGCGGCACCGACGAGATCATGCGCAACATCATCGCTGAACGGGTGCTGGGCCTGCCCGGCGACATCAGGGTCGACAAGGACGTGCCGTTCAACAAGATCCCGACGAGGGGAAGATGA
- a CDS encoding acyl-CoA dehydrogenase family protein: MNFDFSDDQKQLRDQARKFLTEKCSPKAVRVVLDGKAPYDKELWRGLAEMGFLGVAIPEEFGGAGAGHLELCVIAEEMGRANAPVPFSSTVYLAAEALLIAGSDAQKKKWLPAIASGEAIGTLALFEGKGNPAPKNVKLTAANGVLNGVKKPVADGAIADFAVVAARTGSSGRDGDISLFLVDLKAGGVEVKSLTNLDPTRGQAEITFKDAKAEPLGAAGEGWSILTQVLDRAAVLCAFEQVGGADRALEMGRDYALDRIAFGRQIGSFQAIKHMLADMYVSATLARSNSYYGAWALSTNAAELPEAAAAARISATQAFQHCAKNNIQVHGGMGFTWEFDCHMYYRRANAMALGLGSLTYWEDQLIDRMRKKNAA; this comes from the coding sequence ATGAACTTCGATTTCTCTGACGACCAGAAACAGCTCCGCGATCAGGCGCGCAAATTCCTCACTGAAAAATGCTCACCCAAGGCGGTGCGTGTCGTGCTCGACGGCAAGGCGCCGTACGACAAGGAGCTCTGGAGGGGCCTCGCAGAAATGGGCTTCCTCGGTGTCGCCATCCCTGAGGAGTTCGGCGGTGCGGGTGCGGGCCATCTCGAACTCTGCGTGATCGCGGAGGAGATGGGCCGGGCCAACGCGCCGGTGCCGTTCTCCTCGACCGTCTACCTCGCCGCCGAGGCGCTGCTGATCGCCGGCAGTGACGCGCAAAAGAAGAAGTGGCTGCCCGCGATCGCTTCGGGCGAAGCGATCGGCACGCTGGCGCTGTTCGAGGGTAAGGGCAATCCAGCGCCGAAGAACGTCAAGCTGACGGCCGCGAATGGCGTGCTCAACGGCGTGAAGAAGCCGGTGGCCGACGGGGCGATCGCCGACTTCGCAGTGGTTGCTGCGCGCACGGGATCGAGCGGGCGCGATGGCGATATCTCGTTGTTCCTGGTCGACCTCAAGGCCGGTGGCGTCGAGGTGAAAAGCCTCACCAATCTTGATCCGACCCGCGGGCAGGCCGAGATTACTTTCAAGGACGCTAAAGCCGAGCCGCTGGGCGCTGCCGGTGAAGGCTGGAGCATCTTGACCCAGGTGCTCGACCGCGCCGCGGTTCTGTGCGCCTTCGAGCAGGTCGGCGGTGCAGACCGCGCGCTGGAGATGGGCCGCGACTACGCGCTCGACCGTATCGCCTTCGGCCGCCAGATCGGCTCGTTCCAGGCGATCAAGCACATGCTGGCCGACATGTATGTGTCGGCGACGCTGGCGCGCTCCAACAGCTATTACGGCGCCTGGGCGCTCTCGACCAACGCCGCCGAACTGCCGGAAGCCGCCGCCGCCGCGCGCATCAGCGCGACGCAGGCGTTCCAGCACTGCGCCAAGAACAACATCCAGGTTCACGGCGGCATGGGTTTCACTTGGGAGTTCGACTGCCACATGTACTACCGCCGCGCCAACGCGATGGCACTCGGGCTCGGCAGCCTCACCTATTGGGAAGACCAGCTGATTGACCGCATGCGCAAGAAGAACGCGGCGTAA
- a CDS encoding AMP-binding protein encodes MSGSAAAVMGKPAFRKVEWLARDIDVERRADGTLVLKSRIPLQAYEKHLPASLAKWAKEAPERIWLAQRGGPNREWRKVSYGEAKRTVDALTQALLNLKLDGRSVAILSGNSIEHALMTQAAMQARSPAAPVSPAYSLMSHDHVKLKYLFDLIKPALVMVQDGPTFEKALKALDLTGVTVVHVVRPCEGVKSVSFAELAATPVTADVDASIAKITPDTVGKLLFTSGSTGMPKAVINTQEMMCANAAMMMQVRPRMPGGPLATVLDWMPWNHTMGGNAAFHPVLVDGGTLYIDDGRPMPGQLEETIRNLREISPTYYANVPAGYAALAAAMEKDDALCRSFFKNLSIMAYGGARLPDDLYERMQALAVKTTGERIVFYTGWGSTETAPTSTGTYWDTERVGLIGLPFPGVELKMVPCGSKYELRLRGVNVTPGYFGQPDLTKKMFDEEGFYCIGDAGIFVDDADPVKGIIFAGRVVEDFKLTTGTFVHVGSLRTDAIAAATPVVHDALVAGQDRAFIGLLAWPNLHACRQLVGNPDLNFEDAVKHPEVIACFKRGLEAHNTECEGASSRIIARAMLMAEPPSIDGNELTDKGYINQRAGLERRAALVERLYADKPDQGVIVLR; translated from the coding sequence ATGAGTGGAAGCGCGGCGGCGGTGATGGGAAAGCCCGCCTTTCGCAAGGTCGAGTGGCTGGCACGTGACATCGACGTCGAGCGCCGCGCCGACGGCACGCTGGTGCTGAAGTCGCGCATTCCGCTGCAGGCTTACGAGAAGCATCTTCCGGCTTCGCTGGCGAAATGGGCGAAGGAAGCGCCGGAGCGCATCTGGCTGGCGCAGCGCGGCGGCCCGAACCGCGAGTGGCGCAAGGTGTCCTATGGCGAAGCCAAGCGCACGGTCGATGCGCTGACGCAGGCGCTGCTGAATCTCAAGCTTGACGGCCGCTCGGTCGCGATCCTCTCCGGCAATTCGATCGAGCATGCGCTGATGACGCAGGCGGCGATGCAGGCCCGTTCGCCAGCCGCTCCGGTGTCGCCGGCCTATTCGCTGATGAGCCATGATCACGTCAAGCTGAAGTATCTTTTCGACCTGATCAAGCCGGCCTTGGTAATGGTGCAGGACGGCCCGACGTTCGAAAAGGCGCTGAAGGCGCTCGATCTTACCGGCGTCACCGTCGTTCACGTCGTCCGACCCTGCGAGGGCGTCAAGAGCGTCAGCTTTGCCGAGCTTGCGGCCACGCCGGTGACGGCCGACGTCGACGCGTCGATTGCAAAGATCACACCCGACACTGTCGGCAAGCTGCTGTTCACGTCGGGCTCGACCGGTATGCCCAAGGCCGTCATCAATACGCAAGAGATGATGTGCGCCAATGCCGCGATGATGATGCAGGTGCGGCCGCGGATGCCGGGCGGTCCGCTCGCCACGGTGCTCGACTGGATGCCCTGGAATCACACCATGGGCGGCAATGCCGCGTTCCACCCGGTGCTGGTGGACGGCGGCACGCTCTATATCGACGACGGCCGGCCGATGCCGGGACAGCTCGAGGAGACGATCAGGAATCTTCGCGAGATCTCGCCGACTTACTACGCCAACGTGCCGGCCGGCTATGCTGCGTTGGCGGCAGCGATGGAGAAGGACGATGCGCTGTGCCGCTCCTTCTTCAAGAATCTGTCGATCATGGCCTATGGCGGCGCGCGACTGCCTGACGATCTCTACGAGCGCATGCAGGCGCTCGCGGTGAAGACCACCGGCGAGCGCATCGTGTTCTACACGGGCTGGGGTTCGACCGAGACCGCGCCGACCTCGACCGGCACCTATTGGGACACCGAACGTGTCGGCCTGATCGGCCTGCCATTCCCCGGCGTCGAGTTGAAGATGGTGCCGTGCGGCTCGAAATACGAATTGCGGCTGCGCGGCGTCAACGTCACGCCCGGCTATTTCGGCCAGCCCGATCTCACCAAGAAGATGTTCGACGAAGAAGGCTTTTACTGCATCGGAGACGCCGGCATTTTCGTTGACGATGCCGATCCGGTGAAAGGCATCATCTTTGCCGGTCGCGTGGTCGAGGACTTCAAGCTCACCACCGGCACGTTCGTCCATGTCGGATCGCTCCGCACTGACGCCATCGCCGCCGCGACGCCCGTCGTGCATGACGCGCTGGTCGCGGGGCAGGATCGCGCCTTCATCGGGCTCCTTGCCTGGCCGAACCTGCATGCCTGCCGCCAGCTCGTCGGCAATCCCGATCTCAATTTCGAGGACGCGGTGAAGCATCCCGAGGTGATCGCCTGCTTCAAGCGCGGACTGGAAGCGCACAACACGGAATGCGAGGGCGCCAGCAGCCGCATCATCGCGCGTGCGATGCTGATGGCCGAGCCGCCTTCGATCGACGGCAACGAGCTCACCGACAAGGGCTATATCAACCAGCGCGCCGGCCTCGAGCGTCGCGCGGCGCTGGTGGAGCGGCTCTATGCGGACAAGCCGGACCAGGGTGTGATCGTGCTGCGATGA